A window of Vigna unguiculata cultivar IT97K-499-35 chromosome 4, ASM411807v1, whole genome shotgun sequence contains these coding sequences:
- the LOC114182141 gene encoding organic cation/carnitine transporter 1 isoform X1 has product MHARCLFHGQDISHFFSISRTACQFSSSAQPTCHSFHSKGTMMEEEQKLVKGKNLEGSEGKLELTVDEVVEEYVGSLGFSQLVHVLLVSLAWIFDAQSTLVTIFTDAQPPWRCKSGLCQGSSSSNSGSVCELVPGTWEWIGGHTSSTIAEWNLVCDRRFLAAVPASVYFLGSLIGSGVYGHLSDTWLGRKRTVQLSCILTSITAFATSLSPNIWTYAFFRFTNGFARSGIGICCLVLTTESVGRKWRGQVGQYGFFFFTIGFLTLPLVAYPTRTCWRSLYKVLSLIPLAYAVLLLPLVSESPRWLLIRGRTKEALQVLDRFARLNGKQKLPSNLSLTDPTGSSNAAPCTTSEGAEITPNNRENLWTTKWAAIRMVTVMLAGFGVGFVYYGVQLNVENLNFNLYVSVALNAVMEIPAVVIGTFLLGFTNRRLLLSVSAYIAAVSSILCTFFSHKGTTSKGQNNHGGSWGQLIIEGIGFMGASTTFDILYIYCVELFPTNVRNFAVSMLRQAIMLGASVAPLLVVLGRLSPSISFLVFGGFSISSGVLSLWLPETRNAPLYETLKQQEEEEKHSCVSHNDGALELGK; this is encoded by the exons ATGCACGCAAGATGTTTGTTTCATGGCCAAGATATCAGTCATTTTTTCAGTATCTCAAGAACAGCATGTCAATTTTCTAGCTCTGCTCAACCAACTTGCCACTCCTTTCATTCAAAAG GAACCATGATGGAAGAAGAACAAAAACTGGTTAAGGGGAAAAATTTGGAGGGGAGTGAGGGAAAACTTGAACTCACTGTGGATGAGGTGGTGGAGGAATATGTTGGTTCCTTAGGGTTCTCTCAGCTGGTGCATGTGCTCTTGGTGTCACTGGCATGGATATTTGATGCTCAGAGTACTTTGGTGACAATCTTCACTGATGCACAACCACCATGGAGGTGCAAAAGTGGATTGTGTCAAGGTAGCAGCAGCAGCAACAGTGGTTCTGTGTGTGAGTTGGTACCAGGGACTTGGGAATGGATTGGTGGCCACACCAGTTCCACCATAGCAGAGTGGAATCTTGTATGTGATAGAAGGTTTCTGGCTGCTGTGCCTGCTTCAGTTTACTTTCTTGGCTCTCTCATAG GGTCTGGTGTCTATGGCCACCTATCTGATACATGGCTAGGAAGAAAAAGAACAGTGCAACTTTCCTGCATCTTAACCTCCATCACTGCCTTTGCCACCTCTCTGTCTCCAAACATTTGGACCTATGCCTTCTTCCGGTTCACCAATGGCTTTGCAAGGTCAGGAATTGGAATATGCTGTCTTGTGCTCACCACAGAGTCAGTAGGCCGCAAGTGGCGTGGCCAAGTAGGCCAATAcggtttctttttcttcacaaTAGGGTTCCTCACACTCCCCCTTGTGGCTTATCCAACAAGAACATGTTGGAGAAGCTTGTACAAAGTCTTGTCCCTTATTCCACTAGCATATGCTGTCCTACTCCTCCCTTTGGTCTCAGAATCCCCACGTTGGCTCCTCATAAGAGGGAGAACCAAAGAGGCCCTTCAGGTTTTGGACAGGTTTGCAAGACTCAATGGGAAGCAAAAACTCCCCAGCAACCTCTCTTTAACCGACCCTACTGGATCATCAAATGCTGCACCATGCACCACCAGTGAAGGTGCTGAAATAACTCCAAACAATAGAGAGAATCTTTGGACCACAAAATGGGCAGCCATTAGAATGGTCACTGTTATGTTAGCTGGCTTTGGAGTTGGCTTTGTTTACTATGGAGTTCAACTCAATGTAGAAAACTTGAACTTCAACCTTTATGTCTCAGTAGCACTCAATGCAGTGATGGAGATTCCTGCTGTGGTAATTGGTACCTTTCTCCTGGGGTTTACCAACAGACGTTTGCTGTTATCTGTGTCCGCTTACATAGCTGCAGTGTCCTCCATTCTATGCACATTTTTTTCACACAAAGGAACAACCTCAAAAGGGCAGAACAATCATGGAGGTAGTTGGGGCCAGTTGATCATTGAAGGAATTGGATTCATGGGGGCTTCCACAACATTTGACATTTTGTACATCTATTGTGTGGAACTTTTTCCTACCAATGTTAGGAACTTTGCTGTGTCAATGTTGCGCCAGGCCATAATGTTGGGGGCTTCTGTGGCCCCTTTGCTGGTTGTGTTGGGCCGTTTGAGTCCTTCTATTTCTTTTCTTGTGTTTGGAGGCTTTTCAATTTCTAGTGGAGTTTTGAGCTTGTGGCTACCTGAGACAAGAAATGCTCCTCTCTATGAGACTCTGAAACAGCAAGAGGAGGAAGAGAAACACAGTTGTGTGTCTCATAATGATGGTGCCCTTGAGCTAGGAAAATAA
- the LOC114182141 gene encoding organic cation/carnitine transporter 1 isoform X2 — protein sequence MMEEEQKLVKGKNLEGSEGKLELTVDEVVEEYVGSLGFSQLVHVLLVSLAWIFDAQSTLVTIFTDAQPPWRCKSGLCQGSSSSNSGSVCELVPGTWEWIGGHTSSTIAEWNLVCDRRFLAAVPASVYFLGSLIGSGVYGHLSDTWLGRKRTVQLSCILTSITAFATSLSPNIWTYAFFRFTNGFARSGIGICCLVLTTESVGRKWRGQVGQYGFFFFTIGFLTLPLVAYPTRTCWRSLYKVLSLIPLAYAVLLLPLVSESPRWLLIRGRTKEALQVLDRFARLNGKQKLPSNLSLTDPTGSSNAAPCTTSEGAEITPNNRENLWTTKWAAIRMVTVMLAGFGVGFVYYGVQLNVENLNFNLYVSVALNAVMEIPAVVIGTFLLGFTNRRLLLSVSAYIAAVSSILCTFFSHKGTTSKGQNNHGGSWGQLIIEGIGFMGASTTFDILYIYCVELFPTNVRNFAVSMLRQAIMLGASVAPLLVVLGRLSPSISFLVFGGFSISSGVLSLWLPETRNAPLYETLKQQEEEEKHSCVSHNDGALELGK from the exons ATGATGGAAGAAGAACAAAAACTGGTTAAGGGGAAAAATTTGGAGGGGAGTGAGGGAAAACTTGAACTCACTGTGGATGAGGTGGTGGAGGAATATGTTGGTTCCTTAGGGTTCTCTCAGCTGGTGCATGTGCTCTTGGTGTCACTGGCATGGATATTTGATGCTCAGAGTACTTTGGTGACAATCTTCACTGATGCACAACCACCATGGAGGTGCAAAAGTGGATTGTGTCAAGGTAGCAGCAGCAGCAACAGTGGTTCTGTGTGTGAGTTGGTACCAGGGACTTGGGAATGGATTGGTGGCCACACCAGTTCCACCATAGCAGAGTGGAATCTTGTATGTGATAGAAGGTTTCTGGCTGCTGTGCCTGCTTCAGTTTACTTTCTTGGCTCTCTCATAG GGTCTGGTGTCTATGGCCACCTATCTGATACATGGCTAGGAAGAAAAAGAACAGTGCAACTTTCCTGCATCTTAACCTCCATCACTGCCTTTGCCACCTCTCTGTCTCCAAACATTTGGACCTATGCCTTCTTCCGGTTCACCAATGGCTTTGCAAGGTCAGGAATTGGAATATGCTGTCTTGTGCTCACCACAGAGTCAGTAGGCCGCAAGTGGCGTGGCCAAGTAGGCCAATAcggtttctttttcttcacaaTAGGGTTCCTCACACTCCCCCTTGTGGCTTATCCAACAAGAACATGTTGGAGAAGCTTGTACAAAGTCTTGTCCCTTATTCCACTAGCATATGCTGTCCTACTCCTCCCTTTGGTCTCAGAATCCCCACGTTGGCTCCTCATAAGAGGGAGAACCAAAGAGGCCCTTCAGGTTTTGGACAGGTTTGCAAGACTCAATGGGAAGCAAAAACTCCCCAGCAACCTCTCTTTAACCGACCCTACTGGATCATCAAATGCTGCACCATGCACCACCAGTGAAGGTGCTGAAATAACTCCAAACAATAGAGAGAATCTTTGGACCACAAAATGGGCAGCCATTAGAATGGTCACTGTTATGTTAGCTGGCTTTGGAGTTGGCTTTGTTTACTATGGAGTTCAACTCAATGTAGAAAACTTGAACTTCAACCTTTATGTCTCAGTAGCACTCAATGCAGTGATGGAGATTCCTGCTGTGGTAATTGGTACCTTTCTCCTGGGGTTTACCAACAGACGTTTGCTGTTATCTGTGTCCGCTTACATAGCTGCAGTGTCCTCCATTCTATGCACATTTTTTTCACACAAAGGAACAACCTCAAAAGGGCAGAACAATCATGGAGGTAGTTGGGGCCAGTTGATCATTGAAGGAATTGGATTCATGGGGGCTTCCACAACATTTGACATTTTGTACATCTATTGTGTGGAACTTTTTCCTACCAATGTTAGGAACTTTGCTGTGTCAATGTTGCGCCAGGCCATAATGTTGGGGGCTTCTGTGGCCCCTTTGCTGGTTGTGTTGGGCCGTTTGAGTCCTTCTATTTCTTTTCTTGTGTTTGGAGGCTTTTCAATTTCTAGTGGAGTTTTGAGCTTGTGGCTACCTGAGACAAGAAATGCTCCTCTCTATGAGACTCTGAAACAGCAAGAGGAGGAAGAGAAACACAGTTGTGTGTCTCATAATGATGGTGCCCTTGAGCTAGGAAAATAA
- the LOC114181341 gene encoding kinase-interacting family protein-like isoform X1, with the protein MVRDPNMGKEKVISNFTLLHSSSTKGSKDKSIPSNNMPSWLLTNISELEERMKVLTMSTTEEEEIGDTFAERAESYYQKRPQLLSLLQDLYNGYITLSDRYIQTLAKHKHHSRHSSQVSTVDEGFSDQEETSGVSHVDSDIESSISYQHPPHLVMPIFLSKSSMLDVDAVVAELVVRNVEYDLLMHEVGVMERRYCESSRKSELQKSLLEVLESERIVLLNENASLSYRINTLVEENKELATESVFIKRKAGELAKCVLKMREDHRVYMLHRKIEDLQAQIHGLEKRNKEYYEKLLRRDGQDGNKGKSGEGIALEVCVQMDKFRRFKWKDGNSSRKRFDGKKSPSLWKKLKNMDLLLCGTNPTCA; encoded by the exons ATGGTGAGGGACCCCAACATGGGCAAGGAAAAGGTGATTTCAAATTTCACATTGCTTCACTCATCATCCACAAAAGGGTCCAAGGACAAGAGCATCCCCAGCAATAACATGCCCTCCTGGCTTCTCACCAACATTTCTG AATTAGAGGAGAGGATGAAAGTGTTGACAATGAGTACAaccgaagaagaagaaattggtGATACTTTTGCTGAAAGAGCAGAATCCTACTACCAAAAGAGACCCCAGCTACTGTCCCTTCTGCAGGACTTGTACAATGGCTACATAACCTTGTCTGATCGTTACATCCAAACACTGGCCAAACACAAGCATCATAGTAGACACTCTTCCCAAGTCTCAACTGTTGATGAAGGCTTCTCTGACCAGGAAGAAACAAGTGGTGTGAGCCACGTTGATTCAGATATTGAGAGCTCAATCTCCTACCAACACCCTCCACACCTGGTGATGCctatttttctctctaagaGCTCCATGCTTGATGTTGATGCCGTTGTTGCCGAGCTTGTGGTCAGGAATGTTGAATATGACTTGTTGATGCACGAGGTTGGTGTCATGGAGAGGAGGTATTGCGAGTCCTCAAGAAAAAGTGAGCTACAAAAGAGTCTTCTTGAGGTGTTGGAATCTGAAAGGATTGTTCTGCTGAATGAGAATGCTAGTTTGAGTTACAGAATCAACACTCTGGTGGAAGAGAACAAAGAGCTGGCAACTGAATCAGTTTTCATCAAGAGAAAAGCTGGTGAGCTGGCAAAGTGTGTGCTGAAGATGAGGGAGGATCATAGGGTGTACATGCTACACAGGAAAATTGAAGATCTTCAAGCACAGATACATGGCTTAGAGAAGAGGAACAAGGAGTATTATGAGAAACTTCTGAGAAGAGATGGTCAAGATGGTAACAAAGGGAAGAGTGGGGAGGGGATAGCTTTGGAGGTTTGTGTTCAGATGGATAAGTTTAGGAGGTTCAAGTGGAAAGATGGTAACTCTTCTAGGAAGAGATTTGATGGGAAGAAATCCCCTAGTTTGTGGAAAAAGCTCAAGAACATGGATTTGTTATTGTGTGGCACTAATCCAACCTGTGCTTGA
- the LOC114181341 gene encoding kinase-interacting family protein-like isoform X2, translating to MDLCKPELEERMKVLTMSTTEEEEIGDTFAERAESYYQKRPQLLSLLQDLYNGYITLSDRYIQTLAKHKHHSRHSSQVSTVDEGFSDQEETSGVSHVDSDIESSISYQHPPHLVMPIFLSKSSMLDVDAVVAELVVRNVEYDLLMHEVGVMERRYCESSRKSELQKSLLEVLESERIVLLNENASLSYRINTLVEENKELATESVFIKRKAGELAKCVLKMREDHRVYMLHRKIEDLQAQIHGLEKRNKEYYEKLLRRDGQDGNKGKSGEGIALEVCVQMDKFRRFKWKDGNSSRKRFDGKKSPSLWKKLKNMDLLLCGTNPTCA from the exons ATGGACTTGTGTAAACCcg AATTAGAGGAGAGGATGAAAGTGTTGACAATGAGTACAaccgaagaagaagaaattggtGATACTTTTGCTGAAAGAGCAGAATCCTACTACCAAAAGAGACCCCAGCTACTGTCCCTTCTGCAGGACTTGTACAATGGCTACATAACCTTGTCTGATCGTTACATCCAAACACTGGCCAAACACAAGCATCATAGTAGACACTCTTCCCAAGTCTCAACTGTTGATGAAGGCTTCTCTGACCAGGAAGAAACAAGTGGTGTGAGCCACGTTGATTCAGATATTGAGAGCTCAATCTCCTACCAACACCCTCCACACCTGGTGATGCctatttttctctctaagaGCTCCATGCTTGATGTTGATGCCGTTGTTGCCGAGCTTGTGGTCAGGAATGTTGAATATGACTTGTTGATGCACGAGGTTGGTGTCATGGAGAGGAGGTATTGCGAGTCCTCAAGAAAAAGTGAGCTACAAAAGAGTCTTCTTGAGGTGTTGGAATCTGAAAGGATTGTTCTGCTGAATGAGAATGCTAGTTTGAGTTACAGAATCAACACTCTGGTGGAAGAGAACAAAGAGCTGGCAACTGAATCAGTTTTCATCAAGAGAAAAGCTGGTGAGCTGGCAAAGTGTGTGCTGAAGATGAGGGAGGATCATAGGGTGTACATGCTACACAGGAAAATTGAAGATCTTCAAGCACAGATACATGGCTTAGAGAAGAGGAACAAGGAGTATTATGAGAAACTTCTGAGAAGAGATGGTCAAGATGGTAACAAAGGGAAGAGTGGGGAGGGGATAGCTTTGGAGGTTTGTGTTCAGATGGATAAGTTTAGGAGGTTCAAGTGGAAAGATGGTAACTCTTCTAGGAAGAGATTTGATGGGAAGAAATCCCCTAGTTTGTGGAAAAAGCTCAAGAACATGGATTTGTTATTGTGTGGCACTAATCCAACCTGTGCTTGA
- the LOC114182039 gene encoding mavicyanin, which produces MGLEAYHCSSLILFYLFLITSFIVPHAKGENYLVGDSYGWIDFVDFNNWCDGKEFHVGDVLVFNYDSSQHNVLQVDSRVYESCIKDSYMKRFTSGNDSIILKKGGAWFICGVDDHCENGQKLHINVTP; this is translated from the exons atgggtCTTGAAGCTTATCATTGCTCCAGTTTAATCTTGTTCTATCTTTTCCTCATAACCTCCTTCATTGTGCCTCATGCAAAGGGAGAAAATTACCTTGTTGGTGACAGTTATGGTTGGATTGACTTCGTAGATTTCAACAACTGGTGTGATGGAAAAGAGTTTCATGTTGGTGATGTTCTAG TGTTCAATTATGACAGCAGCCAACATAATGTATTGCAAGTTGATTCCAGAGTTTATGAGAGTTGCATAAAGGACTCATATATGAAAAGGTTCACAAGTGGTAACGActcaataattttaaagaagGGTGGAGCATGGTTCATATGTGGAGTTGATGATCACTGTGAAAATGGGCAGAAGCTCCACATCAATGTAACTCCTTAA
- the LOC114182369 gene encoding dehydrogenase/reductase SDR family member FEY-like, with product MATTTSSSINEAPETKNKKKECLGWIEWLRGWFYLIYEMLFQRIMASHLHNPMPLPPVNDLTCIVTGSTSGIGLEIARQLAQSGAHVVMAVRNTKAAQELIQKWQIDSSGLSIPLNVEVMQVDLLSLDSVVRFAEAWNARSAPLHVLINNAGIFSIGEPQKFSKDGYEQHLQVNHLAPALLSILLLPSLIRGSPSRIVNVNSIMHHVGFVDTEDMNVTSGKRKFSSLVGYSSSKLAEIMFSSILNKRLPAESGVSVLCVSPGIVQTNVARDLPKLVQAAYHLIPYFIFSAQEGARSALFAATDPQVPEYCDMLKADEWPVCAFISQDCRPANPSEEAHSVQTSYEVWEKTLEMIGLPSDAVERLLDGEEVKCRYGQEQ from the exons atgGCAACTACGACGTCGTCTTCAATCAATGAAGCGCCGGAGACGAAGAATAAGAAGAAGGAGTGTTTGGGTTGGATAGAGTGGTTAAGAGGGTGGTTCTATTTGATCTACGAAATGCTCTTTCAGCGCATCATGGCCAGCCATTTGCACAACCCCATGCCCCTCCCTCCCGTCAACGACCTCACTTGCATTGTCACAGGCTCCACCAGTGGCATTGGTCTCGAAATCGCAAG GCAATTGGCACAATCAGGTGCTCATGTTGTTATGGCCGTCAGGAACACAAAGGCAGCTCAGGAATTGATCCAGAAGTGGCAGATTGACTCTTCAGGATTGAGTATTCCTCTTAATGTTGAG GTAATGCAAGTTGATCTTCTCTCGTTGGACTCTGTTGTGAGGTTTGCTGAAGCATGGAATGCACGCTCAGCACCCTTGCATGTTCTCATCAATAACGCTGGAATTTTTTCCATTGGAG AGCcgcaaaaattttcaaaagatgGTTATGAACAGCACTTGCAAGTGAATCATCTGGCTCCTGCGTTGCTTTCTATACTTCTTTTGCCATCCCTTATTAGGGGTTCTCCTAGTCGCATTGTTAATGTGAATTCTATA ATGCATCATGTTGGCTTTGTTGACACCGAAGACATGAATGTCACATCTGGAAAAAGGAAATTTTCTAGTCTGGTAGGGTACTCAAGCAGCAAGTTGGCAGAG ATTATGTTTAGTAGTATTCTTAATAAAAGACTCCCTGCTGAATCTGGCGTCAGTGTATTGTGTGTATCGCCTGGAATTGTCCAGACCAATGTT GCAAGAGATCTTCCAAAACTGGTTCAAGCTGCGTATCATTTGATCCCTTACTTCATCTTTAGTGCTCAAGAAG GTGCAAGGAGTGCTCTTTTTGCGGCCACGGATCCTCAAGTTCCTGAGTATTGTGACATGTTGAAAGCAGACGAGTGGCCCGTTTGTGCCTTTATTTCTCAAGATTGTCGTCCGGCAAATCCATCAGAAGAAGCACACAGTGTTCAAACATCATATGAAGTGTGGGAGAAGACATTAGAGATGATTGGTCTTCCTTCAGATGCCGTGGAGAGGCTTTTAGACGGGGAAGAAGTTAAATGCCGTTATGGACAAGAACAGTAA
- the LOC114181771 gene encoding eukaryotic peptide chain release factor subunit 1-3-like — protein MADGHETDKNIEVWKIKKLIKALEAARGNGTSMISLIMPPRDQISRVTKMLGDEFGTASNIKSRVNRQSVLGAITSAQQRLKLYNKVPPNGLVLYTGTIVTEDGKEKKVTIDFEPFRPINASLYLCDNKFHTEALNELLESDDKFGFIVMDGNGTLFGTLSGNTREVLHKFSVDLPKKHGRGGQSALRFARLRMEKRHNYVRKTAELATQFYINPTTSQPNVSGLILAGSADFKTELSQSDMFDPRLQAKILNVVDVSYGGENGFNQAIELSAEILSNVKFIQEKRLIGKYFEEISQDTGKYVFGVDDTLKALEMGAVETLIVWENLDMNRYTLKNGASGEIVIKHYNKEQEANQSNFRDPESSADFEVQEKLSLLEWFANEYKRFGCTLEFVTNKSQEGSQFCRGFGGIGGILRYQLDMRTFDDFSDDGGEFDSE, from the coding sequence ATGGCTGACGGTCATGAAACTGATAAGAACATTGAGGTGTggaaaatcaaaaaattgatCAAAGCTCTTGAGGCTGCTAGAGGAAATGGGACAAGTATGATTTCACTCATCATGCCCCCACGAGATCAAATATCTCGTGTCACCAAGATGCTTGGTGACGAGTTTGGAACTGCTTCAAACATCAAAAGCAGGGTGAACCGACAGTCTGTTCTAGGTGCTATCACTTCTGCTCAACAGAGGCTTAAGCTATATAACAAGGTTCCTCCAAATGGGCTCGTTTTGTATACTGGCACCATTGTGACTGAAGATGGGAAGGAAAAGAAGGTCACTATTGATTTTGAGCCTTTCAGACCTATTAATGCATCTCTTTATCTCTGTGACAATAAGTTTCACACTGAAGCTTTGAATGAGCTCCTGGAGTCGGATGACAAGTTTGGATTTATTGTCATGGATGGTAATGGTACTTTGTTTGGGACATTGAGTGGTAACACACGAGAGGTGCTTCATAAATTCAGTGTGGATCTCCCAAAGAAGCATGGAAGAGGAGGGCAATCAGCTCTGCGTTTTGCCCGTCTTCGCATGGAGAAGCGTCATAACTATGTCAGGAAGACAGCAGAGCTTGCTACCCAGTTCTATATCAATCCTACCACCAGTCAACCCAATGTTTCTGGATTAATACTGGCTGGTTCTGCTGATTTCAAAACTGAACTTAGTCAGTCAGACATGTTTGATCCTCGACTTCAGGCAAAAATACTTAATGTTGTTGATGTTTCATATGGAGGAGAAAATGGTTTTAATCAGGCTATTGAGTTATCTGCTGAAATTCTTTCCAATGTAAAATTTATCCAGGAGAAACGATTGATTGGGAAATACTTTGAGGAAATCAGCCAGGATACAGGAAAGTATGTTTTTGGGGTTGATGATACCCTGAAAGCGTTGGAGATGGGTGCTGTTGAGACACTTATTGTCTGGGAAAATCTGGATATGAACAGGTATACCTTGAAAAATGGTGCTAGTGGAGAGATTGTCATTAAGCACTATAACAAGGAACAGGAGGCCAACCAAAGCAATTTTCGGGATCCTGAAAGCTCTGCTGATTTTGAGGTTCAGGAGAAGTTGTCTCTTCTGGAGTGGTTTGCAAATGAATACAAACGGTTTGGTTGCACTCTTGAGTTTGTCACCAATAAATCTCAAGAAGGTTCTCAGTTTTGCAGAGGTTTCGGTGGGATAGGTGGGATCTTGCGTTACCAGCTTGATATGCGAACATTTGATGATTTCTCTGATGATGGAGGCGAGTTTGACTCTGAATAG